The DNA sequence CTTAAACACATATTAAGGAGACTAAACACATACATTATTTTATATGGAAATTGCAATTGGAATAGGAGAGGAAAAACAGGGATTTGAGGCAGGAAAAGAGGCAGCGAAACAGGCTTTTAAGAAAATAGCAAAGCCAAATCTTGTTATCCTTTTTTCCTCAGTCTCGCTTAATATTCCTGATGTTTTAAGGGGAGTAAGGGAAATATTTAAAGATTGTCAAATTATTGGCTGTTCATCTTCAAAGGAGATAGCATTTGACAGGGTTTTGGATAACTCTTGCGTTTTAATGGCTATTTCCTCTTCCCTTACCATAAAAACTGGGGTAGGAAGGGATTTTTCAAAGGATGCAAGAAAAGCAGGGGAGGAATTGGCAAATAGCCTTATAGAAGGAGTTAAGGAGCCAAGAGGGACACTTTTTCTTTTTTCTGATGGTGTATCGGGAAATGGAACCCAGATGGTTAAAGGCATCTATAATGTTTTAGGGCCTTATGTTCATCTACTTGGTGGTGCAGCAGGTGATAACTGCCAATTTCTTAAAACCTATCAAATTATAAATGATGAGGTATTGACAGATTCTATTGTAGCAGCCTTGCTTCTTTCAGATACCCCAATAGCTGGTGTTGGAATAAAGCATGGATTTACTCCTTATGGAGATCCTATGGTAATAACAAAGGCGGAAGGAAATAGAATTTATCAGTTAGATGGAAAGCCTGCTTTTGATGCCTATATTTCCCATTTTAAGTTTAAGGAGAAAATAGAGCCAATAGATTTTAGAAAAATTGAGGAAACGCATACCCATCCATTGGGTTCGCCACAGATGGGTGAGGAATACCTAATAAGACACTTTGTTTGTGCAAACCCTGATAGGTCAATTGTCTGTTCAGCAGAGCTTCCAGAAAATTCTGTGGTCAGGGTAATGAAGGCAACAAAGAATTCCTTAATTTCCTCTGCATCTTTTGCTTCCAAAGAAGCCCTTGCTTCTTTAAAGGGTAAAAAGGCAAAGGCTGTCCTTATATTTAATTGCATCTCAAGGGTTTGGATATTAAATGATGAAGCAGGGAAAGAAATAGATGAAGTAAAAAAGGTCTTTGGAGAAGATGTCCCCCTTTTTGGCTTCTATACCTTTGGAGAGATAGGCCAATTAAAAGAGGGCCCACCTTTATTTCACAATAAAAGCATTGTTGTTTGTGCCATTATTTAATGAAAAGCCTTGAGGAAAAGCTAAAACATCTTTCAATTCTATATTCAGTTGCCGCAAGTATAGGTGCTACAACCTCATCTAATGAGGTTTTAAAGGTTGTTCTGGATGAGGCAATTGAGTTTTTAAGGGCAGAAATAGGGGTTATTTTGCTGCTAAATGAGGAAAAAAATATATTTTTTATTAAGGAAAAAATAGGCTTAAAAATGGAGGGTGAAATAAGCAATGATGAATGGCTGATAAAAGAGATAGTAAATAAAGAGGAGCCCATAATTACATCAAAAGAAACCCCTATTTTCTTACCATACAAACCAAAAACAATAATTGCCTTTCCTGTAAGGGTAAAGAATGATATAAAGGCTATTCTTTTATTGGGAAAGATCAGTTCCTCAAAAATCAGCAGGGAGGAGAAATGGATTTTAACCATTATGGTCAACAGGCTGGGCGTTGCCTTAGAAACATCAGGGCTTTATAAAGAGCTTAAAGAGGTAAGGGATGAGCTTATTGAAAAGGAGCGTCTTGCTACCCTTGCCCAGATTGCCCAGGAAGCCGCACATGAGATAAGAAATCCCCTGAATGTAATAAAGGCTGGGATGTATCTTTTAGACAAAAGGTTTAAAAGCGATGCCTGGTTTAAAGAAAAGATCAATCGGATGGAGGAGGCGGCAAATAGGGTAGAAAAATATATTGAAGAGCTTTTAGGCCTCTCAAGGCTCCCTATATTTGAAATAAAGGATGTAGACATAAACAAGATAGTTAATGAGGCTTTGATAGAATTTGGTATAGATAGGCTTTTTGAAATAGAGGTAGTAAAAAATTTAGAAAATATTCCTATTATAAAGGGAGACCCTGATAGATTAAGGGATGCCTTTGTTAATGTGATTAGAAATTCCTACGAGGCAATAGACCACAGGGGAAAAATAGAATTTACCACAAAACCCCTTGATTTTGGGGTTGAAATAGAGGTCTCTGATACAGGGTGTGGAATAAACGAAGAACATATAAAAGATGTATTTAATCCATTCTTTACCACAAAGAGAAAGGGAACAGGGTTGGGTCTTGCTATTGTAAAGAGGATAATCGATGCACATAAGGGAGAAATAAGAATAGAGAGCAAAAAAGGGGTTGGAACAAGATTTATTATCTTTCTTCCCTACAATAGTCGTACGTGTTTAGCTAATGCTTAATCTATCCTAAACTTAGGAAAGAAGATATGGAAAATTCTAAATACATAAGCACGAAATTCTAAACAAATTCAAAGCACAAAATCCAAATGACCAAAACAATGGCCGATGTTTTTGGATTTTGAACATTTGGATTTTGATATTGTTTAGGATTTTGAATTTAGAATTTATTAAAGATTGATACTTTTTATGTTGGAGCTAAACACATACCAATAGTCTAACCGCTAAACATATACCTAAATCCTAATCCCCAATTCCTTTAATTGCTCCTTTGATACCTTAAATGGTGCATCGGTTAATGGGCAAACACCAGCCTGGGTCTTTGGAAAGGCAATAACATCGCGGATTGACCCTGCATTTACCATAAGCATAAGAAGCCTATCAAGGCCAAGGGCAATACCACCGTGTGGCGGTGCACCATAGGATAAAGCCTCTAAAAGGAATGAGAATTCCTTTTCTGCCTCTTCTTTTATCCCAAGGCTTTTAAATGCCATCCTTTGAATATCTGGTTTATGGATTCTTAAAGAGCCGCCACCTATCTCGCATCCATTCAAGACAAGGTCATAAGCCCTTGCCCTTATTTTTTCACAATTGGATGAAAACAGGGGAAAATCAGCCTCAAAGGGTAAGGTAAATGGGTGATGGGAGGGTTTAAGATTGCCATCCTTATCCTTTTCAAAAAGGGGTGGCTCAATTATCCATAAAAAATTAAAGCCTGGCTCTGGCTTTCCAAATTTAAGCCTTAAAGCTGCTAAAGTATCGCAAACAACCCTTTCTTTATCTGCTACAATAAGGATGAAAGAAGAATCCTTTGCTTGAAATACCT is a window from the bacterium genome containing:
- a CDS encoding FIST N-terminal domain-containing protein → MEIAIGIGEEKQGFEAGKEAAKQAFKKIAKPNLVILFSSVSLNIPDVLRGVREIFKDCQIIGCSSSKEIAFDRVLDNSCVLMAISSSLTIKTGVGRDFSKDARKAGEELANSLIEGVKEPRGTLFLFSDGVSGNGTQMVKGIYNVLGPYVHLLGGAAGDNCQFLKTYQIINDEVLTDSIVAALLLSDTPIAGVGIKHGFTPYGDPMVITKAEGNRIYQLDGKPAFDAYISHFKFKEKIEPIDFRKIEETHTHPLGSPQMGEEYLIRHFVCANPDRSIVCSAELPENSVVRVMKATKNSLISSASFASKEALASLKGKKAKAVLIFNCISRVWILNDEAGKEIDEVKKVFGEDVPLFGFYTFGEIGQLKEGPPLFHNKSIVVCAII
- a CDS encoding ATP-binding protein, which gives rise to MKSLEEKLKHLSILYSVAASIGATTSSNEVLKVVLDEAIEFLRAEIGVILLLNEEKNIFFIKEKIGLKMEGEISNDEWLIKEIVNKEEPIITSKETPIFLPYKPKTIIAFPVRVKNDIKAILLLGKISSSKISREEKWILTIMVNRLGVALETSGLYKELKEVRDELIEKERLATLAQIAQEAAHEIRNPLNVIKAGMYLLDKRFKSDAWFKEKINRMEEAANRVEKYIEELLGLSRLPIFEIKDVDINKIVNEALIEFGIDRLFEIEVVKNLENIPIIKGDPDRLRDAFVNVIRNSYEAIDHRGKIEFTTKPLDFGVEIEVSDTGCGINEEHIKDVFNPFFTTKRKGTGLGLAIVKRIIDAHKGEIRIESKKGVGTRFIIFLPYNSRTCLANA